Within the Vibrio tasmaniensis genome, the region GTTGGCTGCGCAACACCTTAATCCTTATTTGTTATGTTTCAGGATACATCTCACGAATTAGATTCAGTGATAAAGTCCCTTCGTTAACAAGTGGGGAAATTGTGTCTGTCATTTTGATTTGCTGCCAAGCTTTTGCATTGGTTTTAAAATCAGCAAAATACTTCACATTGTCTACTCTTCGAAAATGTCGGAACCATACACCCAACTCTGGTACTGGAGTTTTTATATAGTTATAGTCACCAGATACAGTGCAAACGGCAAATGGAAAGTGATGAGAGATAATCAGAACTTTATCACCGACCTTCATTTGGTTTGCAAAAGCGACATAATCTTTTTGGTGTTGAGGAATCTTATCCAGTTCTTCAAACTCTAAATCGCCTACGCGCTCAGCAAAATCTAAACCAATAAATCCTGCGGATAAGCTTTGTGCGGAATGAAAAGCTGAATTCCCAGAATCATCTGGGTGTAACTGCATACGCCAATACGCCATATCTACCTCATTTTACGAAATTTGAACCTGAAACATAACGCCTGCAATAAGGTGTGCCCCACTAAACAAGCAAAGCACACTAAACTCCATACCAAAACCGCCGAGTGTAACGCATCACCTTGGTTGCATTGTTATAGGGCGTTAACTAAGACGCATCTCAACAAGGTAAACGCATACATTTTTGTTCGAGTGTCCGGCTTTACCAACCACAAAGTTACTAGTGATTAACTGCCTTCCTACTTCATACAAAGTTGCGCCGCTCGAGAATAGAACTTCTTTTTCATGACCAAGGTTTGTACCTTTGTTTTTAAACACAAAAGCGTTTGTTGTTGGGTTATCAACTTTCATAACCATTAAATCTATCTGCCCTGCATCATGAGCTTTGCCAAGATGAAGGGCATTATTTAGGGCAATATTTGGGCATAAGCTAGTTGATAGCTGTCGTGTTGTGACAATTTTTTTATTGGTTCCATGTGTCCATAAGCCACCATGAAATAAATACTGACCATGACCTGGCTTAATATTTAGATTATTGATTTGAGTATCAACCGCAACGGAGTCGAAGTTAGGGTACTTTTTTTGATAGCTGGACAAGGCAAGCGGCGTAGATGAAGGCATCGCGCCTTTCCACGTGCTGTAGTGTGAACAAGAGTTCAAAGCGCCGTCAATATGATTATCAAATCCATTATCACCATAATAAATAACGGCATACTGCGCAGCAGTAAAAGCATCAGAGACAGTATAAAGAAGCTGATCATTCGTCTCTAGCTCCATAACATTCGTTATTCTATAGTTTTCAATAGCCTCCTCTGTGGTTAATCGCCTTTTTGACCATCGCTCATATGGCTGGTTAAATACGTCTACTATAGATAAATTCATTTACTGACCTTCTCATTTGATAAATCTTGATTTGTTCGTGCCCTATAACAGTTCTTAGACAGAAAAATTCTGCATTTAAATATAGAATTATTCTGTCTAGTATCTTGATGAAGTTAACCATACCCCGTTTTTATGAAAACTAACAGTAACTTAAGCACTACGAGCATCTGCTTGCATCCCAAAATACAGACTTTTTCTATATAGTATGAATTGATGTGCCAAACTGTAATTCATGTATGTATAACCAGTTAAAACTAAAATGCAAAAATCACCATTTCTAGCGTATATACAAGAGTATATGTTGGCGAGGCACTATGCTCTTCGTACTACAAAGGCGTACATTTATTGGATTCACCAGTACATTCTTTATCATGATAAAAAGCATCCCAAAAGTTTGACTTCGAGGCATGTAGAAGACTTCCTCACGCACTTAGTTATTGATAAGAAATTAGCACAGAAAACACAAAGCCTCGCCCTCAATGCGCTGGTCTTTTTATACAAAGAGATCATTCAAGAACCCATAGAACTTGATATGCAGTTTCGCCGTTCAGACAAATCTCGAAAGTTGCCAACGGTTATGACTCCAGAAGAAATTGGCAGGTTCTTTAACCACTGCTCTCCTAACTTCAAATTACCTTACCAATTAATGTATGGGTCAGGCCTACGCTTGATGGAGTGTCTGCGCTTACGAATGCAAGACATCGACTATGACTATAAATCGGTGCGAGTGTGGCAAGGAAAAGGAGGAAAGAACCGTATAGTGACAATAGCCCCCGAGCTTTTTCCCGCAATCAAGTTACAACAACAGAAATCCGCAGAATACCATCAGCAAGATATACATGATGAAGCTTTTTCTGGTGTATACCTGCCCGATTCTCTAGCTAAAAAATACCCGAGTGCAGAAAGAAGCTTAAATTGGCAATTTCTTTTCCCTTCTGCTCGTCTGGCACCCGATTTGAGAACCGGTGTATTGCGTAGGCATCATATTCATCCAACAGCGTTACAAAAACACATTAAAGTAGCGAGCCAAAAAGCCGACATTGAGAAAGACATCTCCTGCCACACTTTGCGGCATTCATTTGCTACACATCTTCTTCAAAGCGGTGCAGATATTAGAACAGTTCAAGAACAACTGGGACACGCCGATCTAAAGACAACGCAAATATATACTCACATCATCGACAGAGGGGCCAACGGCGTTGTTAGTCCACTTTCAAAAATATTCGTTAAGTAATTGTCGAGGAATCTCCGGTTCCGAGACTTTGTAAACTTAGCGGAGAATACCTCACTTACATACCTTTACTTACCGAATCATGAAACTTGTTAAATTAGATGCTGACTTTTACTTATCGCTCTAGCCGTAACTTCAGTGATGTTACGCGCCATCAATGATATCCATAAGGAAATGTAAATGAAGCGAATTGAGCAACTACCAATGCCACCCACTTCTGGTGTTTTAGGACATGTGAGTTATTTAAAAAAGTCCAATGTTCATCAGCAAATGTTGTGTTGGATTAAAGAGTACGGTGCTCATTTTCGGTTAAAGCTAGGCATGAAAGATGTACTTGTATTATCCGACGCAGCTCAAATCAAGTCCGTATTAAAGTCTCGACCTGATGAGTTTCGCCGCCTAAAGAATATAGAGAGTGTCTTTGATGAAGTCGGTCTTAATGGCATATTCTCTGCTGAAGAGGAACGTTGGAAGCATCAACGGAAACTAACAGAACCTATGTTTCAGCCAAGTCACCTGAAATATTTTCACCCCCAGTTAAGCGTGATTACAGAACGTTTTGGAAAGCACCTTGAAATGCTCGCAGAATCAGGAGAAGTGGTCGAACTCGTAGCAGAGTTTAAAAAATACACGGTCGATGTGACATCGCTACTGGCCTTCGGCGAGGACTTTAACTCTATAGAACAAACGACGGTGCCACTAAGTAAAAGCTTACAAAACGTGTTTCCAGTAATAAATCAGCGCTGTAGCTCTCCCATTCCATTGTGGCGTTTTTTCAAAACAAGAAAAGACAAGCAGTTTGATGCCAGTTTGGAAGAGATCGGGCATTTCGTTTATGGGTGTATTGAAACACAACGAGCACGTCTGGTTCGCGAACCAACCCTTAAAGATTCACCAGAAAACATGCTGCAAATCATGTTATTGGAACAAGAACAAGATTCATCATTAACTGACCAAGATATTGTTGCCAATGCTATTACCCTTCTATTAGCGGGAGAAGATACCACAGCGAATACACTGGCTTGGATGGCGTTCTTAGTCAGCGGTAATCGTAGTAGTGAGTTGGCCTTACAAGATGAACTTGACGCCCTAGGGAAGAGAAAGGTCTTAGAATGGCCGCTTCCTCGAACACCTTATATGACAGCGGTGATGTATGAAGCGATGCGATTAAAGCCGGTAGCGCCACAACTTTATTTGGAACCCACACGAGACACGCAGATTGGTGACATCCAGGTAAAAAAAGGGACGCCAGTTTTTGTGATGCTACATGCGAATGGTTTTGACCCAGATTTATTTGAAGATCCAACAACGTTTAACCCGAATCGTTGGATAGAAAAAGATGGCGCTTCGTTCTCTAACCTTCAGCCATTTGGTGGAGGAGCAAGGCTATGCCCTGGACGCTCATTGGCCATGATGGAAATTAAACTCGCCTTTCATACATTGTTTAAAGAATTCAGCATCGAACCACAACAAGCCCCTGAAACTGTAGTTGAACAGTTTGCGTTCACGATGTCTCCCGTTGGGTTTAATGTGAAAATAACCAAGCGAAGCTAGCTTACAAATAAAGGTATCCAGAACCAATAATAGAGAGCAGATAATAAAGAGCCGATATTTCGGCTCTCTCGTCTATTGGGGCAAATATAAGTGAGACCCAAATGAGGAATTCAATATAATCAGAAACCAAGGCGAGCGTAGATGCAGCATACCAAGTGTCGTCTACTCGTATATTTTCCCATTATGCTTCAGCCAGCCATGAGCATGGTGATTCCGAGGATCTTTGTGAGTCCAGTGCATTACGCCACCTTTCTTGTTCCATTCATACTCTCCATAAAATTCAACTCTATCGCCCTTTCTCAATCCCTGAATACGAGGAGCTAAATCAATATTATGTGCCACCAGCAAAGTTTGTCCGCTGTCGAGCCTTAAGATAAACTTCTGATGTCGAGAGCCTTTATTATCGTCTGGAAGCAATCGTGAAACTAAACCCGAGCCACGTACTTGAACATCACTTTGGTGATTTTGGTAAGCTTGCTTAAGTCGCGCATCATTGGCCTGAACATGGCTGACACCAAAGCAGAGCAATACCAAAAATAGAGTAATAAACTTTTTCATTTCTTTTATTCCTTTCTTTTCCATACAGGGATATCCATTGAGGCTACAAAACTACGCAAGTATCAATTTAACGATGCTTATACTGAGTTGGGCAATAACCTCTAGATACATCTGAACTACGAAGTTTTACGTGCTTGGTAGAGCGACCAGAAACGCGAGTACGCCACAACTTGAAACTGCCAAGCTTCAAACGACTGCGCATCAAGCGAATCACCTCTGATTCATTTAAACCAAATTGCAGTTCTATTGCTTCAAACGGCGTTCTGTCTTCCCATGCCATTTCAATAATTCTTGATTC harbors:
- a CDS encoding integron integrase, giving the protein MQKSPFLAYIQEYMLARHYALRTTKAYIYWIHQYILYHDKKHPKSLTSRHVEDFLTHLVIDKKLAQKTQSLALNALVFLYKEIIQEPIELDMQFRRSDKSRKLPTVMTPEEIGRFFNHCSPNFKLPYQLMYGSGLRLMECLRLRMQDIDYDYKSVRVWQGKGGKNRIVTIAPELFPAIKLQQQKSAEYHQQDIHDEAFSGVYLPDSLAKKYPSAERSLNWQFLFPSARLAPDLRTGVLRRHHIHPTALQKHIKVASQKADIEKDISCHTLRHSFATHLLQSGADIRTVQEQLGHADLKTTQIYTHIIDRGANGVVSPLSKIFVK
- a CDS encoding cytochrome P450; amino-acid sequence: MKRIEQLPMPPTSGVLGHVSYLKKSNVHQQMLCWIKEYGAHFRLKLGMKDVLVLSDAAQIKSVLKSRPDEFRRLKNIESVFDEVGLNGIFSAEEERWKHQRKLTEPMFQPSHLKYFHPQLSVITERFGKHLEMLAESGEVVELVAEFKKYTVDVTSLLAFGEDFNSIEQTTVPLSKSLQNVFPVINQRCSSPIPLWRFFKTRKDKQFDASLEEIGHFVYGCIETQRARLVREPTLKDSPENMLQIMLLEQEQDSSLTDQDIVANAITLLLAGEDTTANTLAWMAFLVSGNRSSELALQDELDALGKRKVLEWPLPRTPYMTAVMYEAMRLKPVAPQLYLEPTRDTQIGDIQVKKGTPVFVMLHANGFDPDLFEDPTTFNPNRWIEKDGASFSNLQPFGGGARLCPGRSLAMMEIKLAFHTLFKEFSIEPQQAPETVVEQFAFTMSPVGFNVKITKRS
- a CDS encoding TIGR03643 family protein, giving the protein MMLSKETESRIIEMAWEDRTPFEAIELQFGLNESEVIRLMRSRLKLGSFKLWRTRVSGRSTKHVKLRSSDVSRGYCPTQYKHR
- a CDS encoding DUF3465 domain-containing protein; protein product: MKKFITLFLVLLCFGVSHVQANDARLKQAYQNHQSDVQVRGSGLVSRLLPDDNKGSRHQKFILRLDSGQTLLVAHNIDLAPRIQGLRKGDRVEFYGEYEWNKKGGVMHWTHKDPRNHHAHGWLKHNGKIYE